The following proteins come from a genomic window of Carassius gibelio isolate Cgi1373 ecotype wild population from Czech Republic chromosome B8, carGib1.2-hapl.c, whole genome shotgun sequence:
- the tpd52l2a gene encoding tpd52 like 2a isoform X1, which produces MDSSEHGSSKSSTGEASAGTLPPGLTEEEAEEIQVELTKVEDEIQTLRQVIVVKERHAAELKRRLGIGPLSEIKQNLTKGWHEVQCSNPYMRTSQTLGDLNRRVSSSNLYLTASATLEEIGRSDAYKRTQETLSQAGHMTSAAFSSVGSAIRNRFGEMRALPYSNSGSNFSMRHSLSMPAMRNSPSFKSFEDKVENMKYKVMGRSNGESDHSPTSNNAPF; this is translated from the exons ATGGACTCCTCTGAGCACG GCTCTTCAAAGTCATCTACAGGTGAAGCCAGTGCAGGGACGCTACCGCCAGGCCTGACAGAGGAGGAGGCAGAAGAGATACAGGTGGAGCTCACCAAG GTGGAGGACGAGATTCAGACACTGAGACAGGTTATCGTGGTGAAGGAGAGGCATGCCGCTGAGCTCAAGCGCAGACTTGGCATTGGTCCCCTCTCCGAAATCAAACAGAACCTCACCAAAGGCTGGCATGAAGTCCAGTGTTCCAATCC TTATATGAGAACCTCACAAACTCTTGGAGACTTGAATCGTAGAGTTTCCTCATCTAATTT ATACCTTACAGCTTCGGCCACACTTGAAGAAATTGGACGTTCTGATGC CTATAAGAGGACTCAGGAGACTCTGTCTCAGGCAGGTCACATGACATCAGCTGCGTTCTCCTCGGTGGGCTCTGCCATCAGAAACCGATTTGGAGAGATGAG GGCTCTGCCGTACTCTAACTCTGG TAGCAACTTTTCCATGCGTCACTCTTTAAGTATGCCAGCTATGAG GAACTCGCCAAGCTTTAAATCCTTTGAGGACAAGGTGGAGAATATGAAG
- the dnajc5aa gene encoding dnaJ (Hsp40) homolog, subfamily C, member 5aa translates to MAEQQRQRSLSTSGESLYHVLGVDKLATVDDIKKSYRKLALKYHPDKNPDNPEAVDKFKEINNAHAILNDPTKRNIYDKYGSLGLYVAEQFGEENVNTYFVLSSWWAKALFIFCGLATGCYFCCCLCCCCNCCCGRCKPRPPEGQEQELYVSPEDLEAQLQSDERAAGGGEPIVLQPSSATETTQLTSDGYHTTYHTDTGLN, encoded by the exons ATGGCTGAACAGCAGAGGCAGCGCAGTCTCTCCACTTCTGGAGAATCACTCTATCACGTGCTGGGTGTCGACAAACTGGCCACTGTCGATGACATCAAGAAGTCATACAG GAAATTGGCATTGAAATATCACCCTGACAAGAATCCTGACAACCCTGAGGCAGTTGATAAGTTTAAAGAGATAAACAACGCCCATGCCATCCTTAATGACCCGACGAAGAGAAACATCTATGATAAGTATGGCTCTCTGGGACTTTATGTGGCTGAACAGTTTGGAGAAGAGAACGTCAACACTTACTTTGTCCTATCCAGCTGGTGGGCCAAG GCTCTGTTTATTTTCTGTGGCCTGGCGACAGGCTGCTACTTCTGCTGTTGCCTGTGCTGTTGTTGTAACTGCTGCTGTGGGAGATGTAAACCACGGCCACCTGAGGGACAGGAACAGGAATTATATGTTTCCCCTGAAGACTTAGAGGCCCAACTGCAGTCCGATGAGAGAG CGGCAGGTGGAGGTGAGCCCATCGTGCTGCAGCCCTCCTCTGCCACAGAAACCACCCAGCTAACGTCTGACGGTTACCATACTACTTACCACACTGACACCGGCTTAAATTAA